From a single Silene latifolia isolate original U9 population chromosome 6, ASM4854445v1, whole genome shotgun sequence genomic region:
- the LOC141658837 gene encoding uncharacterized protein LOC141658837: MEDIGITSLSEVRSREEVNGEGREGEKRQKIEEEQEPEEGGGGGGGGLLDNLLAKLSSPRAAPSHPIDDGHDLEAADAAHLYVSNNGSSEDGVKDDGGTAGAGGGVINNIISSIFHRGGGGGENGKQGDDQGQIEENKVEGGETGDKDLSKENGGRNINGASIISNLVPDDVAPASDEASILIHSVVHD; this comes from the exons ATGGAAGATATTGGAATCACATCTTTGAGTGAAGTGAGAAGTAGAGAAGAAGTTAATGGGGAAGggagagagggagagaaaagGCAGAAAATCGAGGAGGAACAGGAACCTGAAGaaggcggcggcggcggcggtggtggtcTTTTAGATAATCTCCTTGCTAAACTATCCTCTCCTCGGGCTGCTCCTTCTCACCCTATTGATGATGGTCATGACTTGGAGGCTGCTGATGCTGCTCATCTTTATGTTTCCAATAATGGTAGTTCTGAAGACGGTGTCAAAGATGATGGTGGTACTGCTGGTGCTGGTGGCGGAgttattaataatataatatcgAGCATTTTCCatagaggtggtggtggtggtgaaaaTGGAAAACAGGGTGATGATCAAGGGCAGATAGAAGAAAATAAGGTAGAGGGAGGTGAGACGGGTGATAAGGATTTATCTAAAGAAAATGGAGGTAGAAACATTAATGGTGCTAGTATTATTTCTAATCTTGTTCCAG ATGATGTAGCTCCGGCCTCGGATGAAGCGTCGATTCTCATTCATTCAGTTGTTCATGACTAG